The Streptomyces sp. YIM 121038 genome includes a window with the following:
- a CDS encoding gamma-glutamylcyclotransferase family protein has translation MANDLFEFTTEQKPVFVYGTLRAGQGNYQHILRGNTVQERPAHLMDHTLFGRGIPFAFARKGSRVVGEVMDVHAELWPVVLRRLDALEGYRGEGGDNHYDRKVRTVTLADGSTIEAYVYLAGEMTRTWFTHRDEPCYEDYVKAQRR, from the coding sequence GTGGCGAACGACTTGTTCGAGTTCACCACTGAGCAGAAGCCCGTCTTCGTCTACGGCACGCTCCGTGCCGGGCAGGGCAACTACCAGCACATTCTTCGAGGGAACACGGTTCAGGAGCGCCCGGCGCACCTGATGGACCACACCCTCTTCGGCCGAGGCATCCCCTTCGCGTTCGCTCGCAAGGGCAGCCGGGTCGTCGGTGAGGTGATGGATGTCCACGCCGAGCTGTGGCCTGTCGTGCTCCGTCGGCTGGACGCGCTTGAAGGCTACCGGGGCGAGGGGGGCGACAACCACTACGACCGCAAGGTCCGCACTGTCACTCTTGCCGACGGCAGCACCATCGAGGCGTACGTGTACCTCGCGGGCGAGATGACCCGCACGTGGTTCACCCACAGGGACGAGCCCTGTTACGAGGACTACGTCAAGGCACAGAGGCGCTAG